One stretch of Methylopila sp. 73B DNA includes these proteins:
- a CDS encoding amidase family protein, producing MILASPQARPAPTDLDAPPFDFASVRAALADGADPVALALESWRRAAAAAGDGVFTALVPEETVRARAEDTTARARAGEDLPLLGLTFAVKDNIHVAGMTTTSNCPALALDPGAGSPLVGVLERAGAVLIGKNTMDQFATGLNGTRSPEPLCRNAVNPAYIPGGSSSGSAVAVARDVVSFSLGSDTGGSGRVPAACNGIVGLKPTLGLVSTQGLVYNSRFLDCVPVFAKRVADAAEILRAIAGFDPLDPWSRRDAGAIDLTPTPPDVGARIAVPRRDQLRFFGDAAAEAAHDANLGNLRAMGFELVEIDFAPFEEAGRLVFQSALVAERLVDYGEVFANRPEGVHPVVRASIEPGLAYSARDAFEAIYRMRELARAAEIALDGFAALVTPTVPTIFTIEELLAEPMARNTVMGTYTYYVNPMNLCAASVPGAPRADGLPSAISVVGLAAADGRIISLAERFERRLDEAR from the coding sequence ATGATCCTGGCCTCGCCGCAGGCGCGTCCCGCGCCGACCGATCTCGACGCGCCGCCGTTCGACTTCGCCTCCGTCCGCGCCGCTCTCGCGGACGGCGCCGATCCCGTCGCGCTCGCGCTCGAAAGCTGGCGGCGCGCCGCGGCGGCGGCGGGCGACGGCGTTTTCACCGCGCTCGTCCCGGAAGAGACCGTGCGCGCGCGCGCCGAGGACACGACCGCCCGCGCGCGCGCCGGCGAGGACCTGCCGCTGCTGGGCCTGACCTTCGCGGTCAAGGACAACATCCACGTCGCGGGAATGACGACGACGTCGAACTGCCCCGCGCTGGCGCTCGACCCCGGCGCGGGCTCGCCGCTGGTCGGCGTGCTGGAGCGCGCCGGCGCGGTGCTCATCGGCAAGAACACCATGGACCAGTTCGCGACTGGCCTGAACGGCACGCGCTCGCCGGAGCCGCTCTGCCGGAACGCCGTGAACCCCGCCTACATCCCGGGCGGCTCCAGCTCCGGTTCGGCGGTGGCGGTCGCGCGCGACGTGGTGTCGTTCTCGCTCGGCAGCGACACCGGAGGCTCCGGCCGCGTGCCGGCCGCCTGCAACGGGATCGTCGGCCTGAAGCCGACGCTCGGTCTCGTGAGCACGCAGGGGCTCGTCTACAACAGCCGCTTCCTCGACTGCGTGCCGGTCTTTGCAAAGCGGGTGGCCGACGCCGCGGAGATTCTGCGTGCGATCGCCGGTTTCGATCCCCTCGATCCCTGGAGCCGACGCGACGCCGGCGCCATCGACCTGACGCCGACGCCGCCGGACGTCGGCGCGCGGATCGCCGTGCCGCGCCGCGACCAGCTTCGCTTCTTCGGCGACGCCGCCGCGGAGGCGGCCCACGACGCCAATCTGGGCAACTTGCGGGCGATGGGCTTCGAGCTGGTCGAAATCGACTTCGCGCCGTTCGAAGAGGCGGGGCGGCTGGTGTTCCAATCGGCCTTGGTGGCGGAGCGCCTGGTCGACTACGGCGAGGTTTTCGCGAACCGACCGGAGGGCGTCCACCCCGTGGTGCGCGCCTCGATCGAGCCTGGTCTGGCCTACTCCGCGCGCGACGCCTTCGAGGCGATCTACCGCATGCGCGAACTTGCACGCGCCGCAGAGATCGCGCTCGACGGCTTCGCGGCGCTGGTGACGCCGACCGTCCCGACGATCTTCACGATAGAGGAGCTGCTCGCCGAGCCGATGGCGCGCAACACCGTGATGGGGACTTACACCTACTATGTGAACCCGATGAACCTCTGCGCCGCGTCCGTCCCCGGCGCGCCCCGGGCGGACGGGTTGCCGTCCGCGATCAGCGTGGTCGGGCTGGCGGCGGCCGACGGCCGGATCATAAGCCTCGCCGAAAGGTTCGAGAGGCGGCTCGACGAGGCGAGATAG
- a CDS encoding ABC transporter permease, translating to MSRTDERRERLRYVLVATLSPLAILALWAFAAARGWTSPIILPPPSAIWASFLDMATNGYSGVSLWTHVGASLARVSVAYVAGAALGVGLGLLRGRSRLIDALLLAPSELLRPIPPLGLIPLFILWFGVGETSKVLLIFLSVLLIMMVNAQAGVRACSLDSLRAAQSMGANRWQVFRFVVLPSALPQIMTGLRVAMGTALTILVASELLGGDRGLGFLILDASSFFRTTYVFAGVAVIGLIGLATDRGLAWAGRRIVHWEGRR from the coding sequence TTGAGCCGGACGGACGAGCGCCGCGAGCGCCTGCGGTACGTTCTGGTCGCGACGCTGTCGCCGCTCGCGATCCTGGCCCTCTGGGCCTTCGCGGCCGCGCGCGGCTGGACCTCGCCGATCATCCTGCCGCCGCCCTCCGCGATCTGGGCGAGCTTCCTCGACATGGCGACGAACGGCTACTCCGGCGTCTCGCTCTGGACGCATGTGGGCGCGAGCCTCGCGCGCGTGTCCGTGGCCTACGTCGCCGGCGCGGCGCTCGGCGTCGGGCTCGGCCTGCTGCGCGGCCGCTCCCGCCTGATCGACGCCCTGCTGCTGGCCCCCTCCGAGCTGCTGCGCCCGATCCCGCCGCTTGGGCTGATCCCGCTGTTCATCCTGTGGTTCGGCGTGGGCGAAACCTCCAAGGTGCTCCTGATCTTCCTGTCGGTCCTGCTGATCATGATGGTCAACGCCCAAGCCGGCGTCCGCGCTTGCTCGCTCGACTCGCTGCGCGCCGCGCAGTCCATGGGGGCCAATCGCTGGCAGGTGTTCCGGTTCGTGGTGCTGCCGTCGGCGCTGCCGCAGATCATGACGGGCCTGCGGGTCGCGATGGGGACCGCGCTCACCATCCTCGTCGCCTCCGAACTGCTCGGCGGCGACCGCGGCCTGGGCTTCCTCATCCTCGACGCCTCCAGCTTCTTCCGCACGACCTATGTCTTCGCCGGCGTCGCGGTGATCGGCCTGATCGGCCTCGCCACCGACCGCGGGCTCGCCTGGGCGGGGCGCCGCATCGTTCACTGGGAGGGACGGCGATGA
- a CDS encoding ABC transporter ATP-binding protein — MTVAARPLSPPAPGAAPLQAKAADAPPVLKFEKVGFAYDGRTIMKDVSFAVAPGELVALLGPSGCGKTTILNMVAGFLRPTDGVAVVDGREITGPGPDRGVVFQAAALFDWMTVAENIAFSLRCAGARKGERRAVAEEMAALVGLTGFEDAYPYQLSGGMRQRVGLARVLAAKPKVMLMDEPFSALDVQTRESLQEEVLRIRDRTGCTILFVTHAIDEAAFLGDRIFLLNDLPSGAYDTFDVDLPTPRASPENRLHPSFLRLRETIYRRMRH; from the coding sequence GTGACGGTCGCGGCGCGTCCCCTGTCCCCGCCCGCGCCTGGGGCCGCCCCGCTTCAGGCCAAGGCCGCGGACGCGCCGCCGGTGCTGAAGTTCGAGAAGGTCGGCTTCGCCTACGACGGCCGCACCATCATGAAGGACGTCTCCTTCGCGGTCGCGCCGGGCGAGCTCGTCGCGCTGCTTGGGCCGTCCGGCTGCGGCAAGACGACGATCCTCAACATGGTCGCGGGCTTCCTGCGGCCGACGGACGGCGTCGCGGTGGTGGACGGACGCGAGATCACGGGGCCCGGCCCAGACCGCGGCGTCGTGTTTCAGGCGGCCGCGCTGTTCGACTGGATGACGGTGGCCGAGAACATCGCCTTCTCCCTGCGCTGCGCGGGCGCCCGTAAGGGTGAGCGTCGCGCGGTCGCCGAGGAGATGGCGGCCCTTGTCGGCCTCACCGGCTTCGAGGACGCCTACCCCTACCAACTCTCCGGCGGCATGCGGCAGCGCGTGGGCCTCGCACGGGTGCTGGCCGCGAAGCCCAAGGTCATGCTGATGGACGAGCCGTTCTCCGCGCTCGACGTGCAGACCCGGGAGAGCCTTCAGGAGGAGGTGCTGCGCATCCGCGACCGGACCGGCTGCACCATCCTGTTCGTCACCCACGCGATCGACGAGGCGGCGTTCCTCGGCGACCGCATCTTCCTGCTGAACGACCTCCCGTCCGGGGCCTACGACACCTTCGACGTCGATCTGCCGACGCCGCGCGCCTCGCCCGAGAACCGGCTTCACCCCTCGTTCCTGCGCCTGCGGGAGACGATCTACCGGAGGATGCGGCATTGA
- a CDS encoding NrtA/SsuA/CpmA family ABC transporter substrate-binding protein, with protein sequence MIRAAFGLSRRLVLLAGLALGLAAPAAAQDAKPIRLGFQTGEINVLLSYALGAGLFKKEGLDVSTKPFPAGPAMLPALAGEEIDLAWMGEFPSVTGYANGLPIAILFMERIDATNVRLVVNPKAGIEKLEDLKGKRLGVAIGSTSHYHTLRALAKAGLKSEDVTLVNLTPANMPPAYVAGQIDAAFVWEPNVGAMEREGAKAIANTKSLGMITGGVWVGRRPFMDGEPETMRRFLKAWDQAQQDYKANPAAVRVYEAKRVGMTAEQFDKLVEGQSVAHPTFRETLTADFLGAPGQELDSRLMKHLQGIGAFLLEQKRIQAEPKDWPGLFDTKPIQAYLTSASQ encoded by the coding sequence ATGATCCGCGCAGCCTTCGGCCTGAGCCGCCGTCTCGTACTTCTGGCCGGCCTTGCGCTTGGTCTCGCCGCCCCCGCCGCGGCGCAGGACGCGAAGCCGATCCGTCTCGGCTTCCAGACCGGCGAGATCAACGTGCTGCTGAGCTACGCCCTCGGCGCCGGCCTGTTCAAGAAGGAAGGGCTCGACGTCTCCACCAAGCCGTTCCCGGCTGGTCCTGCGATGCTGCCGGCGCTCGCGGGCGAAGAGATCGACCTCGCCTGGATGGGCGAGTTTCCCTCCGTCACCGGCTACGCCAACGGACTGCCGATCGCGATCCTTTTCATGGAGCGGATCGACGCCACCAACGTGCGGCTGGTGGTCAACCCGAAGGCGGGGATCGAGAAGCTGGAGGACCTGAAGGGCAAGCGCCTCGGCGTCGCGATCGGCTCCACCAGCCACTACCACACGCTGCGGGCGCTCGCGAAGGCGGGGCTGAAGTCCGAGGACGTCACCCTTGTCAACCTAACCCCGGCCAACATGCCGCCGGCCTACGTCGCCGGCCAGATCGACGCCGCCTTCGTGTGGGAGCCGAACGTCGGCGCCATGGAGCGCGAGGGCGCGAAGGCGATCGCGAACACCAAAAGTCTCGGCATGATCACCGGCGGCGTCTGGGTCGGACGGCGGCCCTTCATGGACGGCGAACCGGAGACCATGCGCCGCTTCCTGAAGGCGTGGGACCAGGCTCAGCAGGACTACAAGGCGAACCCCGCCGCGGTCCGCGTCTACGAGGCGAAACGCGTAGGCATGACCGCCGAACAGTTCGACAAGCTGGTCGAAGGCCAGAGCGTCGCGCACCCGACCTTCCGGGAGACCCTGACCGCCGACTTCCTGGGCGCGCCGGGCCAGGAGCTGGACTCCCGCCTGATGAAGCACCTGCAGGGCATCGGAGCCTTCCTGCTGGAGCAGAAGCGCATCCAGGCCGAGCCCAAGGACTGGCCGGGCCTGTTCGACACCAAGCCGATCCAGGCCTACCTCACGAGCGCGTCGCAGTGA
- a CDS encoding M20/M25/M40 family metallo-hydrolase, with translation MTTALLAPAPMTDLQRRVLDAVTEEAWLSLACALIPAGQPEAENPLDPDQPAGREEGAALFIGGILQDMGFAVEFPTKREGRPNVVASLPGEGGGASLILNDHLDTYPAGDWSAWTMTGGHPFRPTRHGDRLYARGASDTRGNLACTLLATRAVLAAGARLKGDLKCVYTADEEKNGPDGSIFLLDEMGLDADYVIVCEPTAWTAPDESWGMGVAVANGGNYLVEVEARGTKTHLWRPDTGVNAVAKMARLLPALETMTFAHTPAKLEGGTPPRTTILRIGGGVPREMQFTPDVCRVVLGVVGILPGMTAESVMADIDAVIAKAMKADPELDASARPYPGALFVDGTLEQDGDAEPTAALRRAYVRILGSEPKLYRKNAFNDTIRFAERGKAAVTFGPGDDGWAPINESIHIGKAVVATQVLALAMLDILGVAE, from the coding sequence ATGACCACCGCCCTCCTTGCTCCCGCCCCCATGACCGACCTCCAGCGCCGCGTGCTCGACGCCGTCACCGAAGAGGCCTGGCTCAGCCTGGCCTGCGCCCTCATCCCCGCGGGGCAGCCGGAGGCGGAGAACCCGCTCGACCCCGATCAGCCGGCGGGGCGCGAGGAAGGCGCGGCGCTGTTCATCGGCGGCATTCTTCAAGACATGGGCTTCGCGGTGGAGTTTCCAACAAAGCGGGAGGGTCGGCCCAACGTCGTGGCGTCGCTGCCCGGCGAAGGCGGCGGCGCGTCGCTGATCCTGAACGACCATCTCGACACCTATCCCGCGGGCGACTGGTCCGCCTGGACCATGACCGGCGGCCATCCGTTCCGCCCAACGCGCCACGGCGACCGGCTCTACGCCCGTGGCGCCTCCGACACCCGCGGCAACCTTGCCTGCACGCTGCTCGCGACGCGCGCGGTGCTCGCCGCCGGCGCGCGGCTCAAGGGCGACCTGAAATGCGTCTACACCGCGGACGAGGAGAAGAACGGGCCGGACGGGTCGATCTTCCTGCTCGACGAGATGGGGCTTGACGCGGATTACGTCATCGTCTGCGAGCCCACCGCGTGGACCGCCCCCGACGAAAGCTGGGGCATGGGCGTCGCCGTCGCGAACGGCGGCAATTATCTGGTCGAGGTCGAGGCGCGGGGAACCAAGACCCACCTCTGGCGCCCCGACACCGGCGTCAACGCGGTCGCCAAGATGGCGCGGCTGCTGCCGGCGCTCGAGACCATGACCTTCGCCCACACGCCGGCGAAGCTCGAAGGCGGCACGCCGCCCCGCACCACCATCCTGCGCATCGGCGGCGGCGTTCCACGCGAGATGCAGTTCACGCCGGACGTCTGCCGCGTCGTTCTGGGCGTGGTGGGGATACTGCCTGGGATGACGGCGGAGAGCGTGATGGCCGACATCGACGCCGTGATCGCGAAGGCCATGAAGGCCGATCCGGAGCTCGACGCCTCCGCGCGGCCCTATCCCGGCGCGCTGTTCGTCGACGGCACGCTGGAGCAGGACGGCGACGCCGAGCCGACCGCGGCGCTTCGGCGGGCCTACGTCCGCATCCTGGGGAGCGAGCCGAAGCTCTACCGAAAGAACGCCTTCAACGACACGATCCGCTTCGCCGAACGCGGCAAGGCGGCGGTGACCTTCGGCCCCGGCGACGACGGCTGGGCTCCGATCAACGAAAGCATCCACATCGGCAAGGCGGTCGTGGCCACCCAGGTGCTCGCGCTCGCCATGCTGGACATCCTCGGCGTCGCCGAATGA
- a CDS encoding Crp/Fnr family transcriptional regulator codes for MNGTEHSSGDMLLSEEQADAAPAPGILGPLAPEDRARVEAHGRRIAYERGQAIFRQGDAHDGVMLIQRGLVRSFYAAPQGREITLAYWRPGAFVGGPDVFGGGRHIWAAEAARPTEALHLPGAGLRALAREVPDLALGIIDALAYKARCYSSLAQMLGTRSLGERLAHVLLHMMQIHGAPDDDPAKGVAIAASFTHAEIAALIGSTRQWVTISLNRLQKDGVLSQRRGVLRILKPDAILALASGGDRQG; via the coding sequence ATGAACGGCACCGAGCACAGCTCCGGCGACATGCTCCTCTCGGAGGAGCAGGCGGACGCGGCTCCTGCGCCGGGCATCCTCGGTCCCCTCGCGCCGGAGGATCGCGCGCGCGTCGAAGCCCATGGGCGGCGGATCGCGTATGAGCGCGGCCAGGCCATCTTCCGGCAGGGCGACGCGCACGACGGCGTGATGCTGATCCAGCGCGGGCTGGTCCGCAGCTTCTACGCCGCGCCGCAGGGCCGCGAGATCACGCTGGCCTACTGGCGGCCCGGCGCGTTCGTGGGCGGACCCGACGTCTTCGGCGGCGGGCGGCACATCTGGGCGGCTGAAGCGGCCCGCCCCACCGAAGCGCTGCACCTCCCCGGCGCCGGCCTGCGGGCTTTGGCGCGCGAGGTGCCCGACCTCGCCCTCGGCATAATCGACGCGCTCGCCTACAAGGCCCGCTGCTACTCCTCGCTGGCGCAGATGCTCGGCACCCGCTCGCTCGGCGAGCGGCTGGCGCATGTGCTGCTGCATATGATGCAGATCCATGGGGCGCCGGACGACGATCCGGCGAAGGGCGTCGCCATCGCGGCCTCGTTCACCCATGCCGAAATCGCGGCGCTGATCGGCTCCACCCGGCAATGGGTCACGATCAGCCTCAACCGGCTGCAGAAGGACGGGGTCCTCAGCCAGAGGCGGGGCGTGCTCCGGATCCTGAAGCCGGACGCGATCCTGGCGCTCGCCTCCGGCGGCGACCGCCAGGGCTGA
- a CDS encoding ABC transporter substrate-binding protein, with the protein MVDAFIPIGSMVPLTGPSAADGAEFRKGVILAAEEVNARGGLLGRPIKPIFADTGRQGAEDVVAAARALIGTHKVHAIVNGYNIGPQNSEYEPVAEAGVIYIHANTLLQHHDTVMSDPDRYFGCFMTDPADYWYGPGFLKFISWLRDSGQWKPSSNRIAIVSGSKPYSIVIAQAMAASAAKFGWRVSFGPEIVQTPTSDWREALDAIRATEPAVIANTHFYSGDLASFQLQFMERPTDSLVYLQYGAMHQSFSDIAQGKGVGVLTSTVIGLLRDEMGQSFASRYVARFGEGSTPHIGCQSYSALHHYVLAASLAGGSAGPGGFEQNRKVAKALKAVIYRSVSGTIRYDEQWQAAAPYPVVSQDPSLGLPHLFFQIQDYRKPLALIAPEPFNTDRFVLPFWIDARG; encoded by the coding sequence GTGGTCGACGCCTTCATTCCCATCGGCAGCATGGTGCCCCTGACCGGGCCCTCGGCGGCCGACGGCGCCGAGTTCCGCAAGGGCGTCATCCTGGCGGCCGAAGAGGTGAACGCCCGTGGCGGCCTTCTGGGCCGCCCGATCAAGCCGATCTTCGCGGACACCGGACGCCAGGGGGCCGAGGACGTGGTCGCGGCGGCCCGCGCGTTGATCGGGACGCACAAGGTCCACGCCATCGTCAACGGCTACAACATCGGCCCGCAGAACTCCGAGTACGAGCCGGTGGCGGAGGCTGGCGTGATCTACATCCACGCCAACACGCTGCTCCAGCACCACGACACGGTGATGAGCGATCCCGACCGTTACTTCGGCTGCTTCATGACCGACCCGGCCGACTACTGGTACGGGCCGGGCTTCCTGAAGTTCATCTCGTGGCTGCGGGACTCCGGCCAGTGGAAGCCGTCGTCGAACCGCATCGCCATCGTGTCGGGTTCAAAACCCTACAGCATCGTCATCGCCCAGGCGATGGCCGCGTCCGCCGCCAAGTTCGGCTGGCGCGTGAGCTTCGGTCCCGAGATCGTGCAGACGCCGACCTCCGACTGGCGCGAGGCGCTCGACGCGATCCGCGCGACGGAGCCCGCGGTGATCGCCAACACGCATTTCTACTCGGGCGATCTTGCGAGCTTTCAGTTGCAGTTCATGGAGCGGCCGACCGACAGCCTCGTCTATCTCCAGTACGGCGCCATGCACCAGTCGTTCTCGGACATCGCTCAGGGCAAAGGCGTCGGCGTGCTGACGAGCACGGTGATCGGCCTGCTGCGCGACGAGATGGGCCAAAGCTTCGCCTCACGCTACGTCGCCCGCTTCGGCGAGGGCTCGACGCCGCACATCGGCTGCCAGTCCTACAGCGCGCTGCATCACTACGTGCTCGCCGCCTCCCTCGCCGGCGGCTCCGCCGGGCCCGGCGGCTTCGAGCAGAACCGGAAGGTGGCGAAGGCGCTGAAGGCGGTGATCTACCGCAGCGTCTCCGGCACGATCCGCTACGACGAGCAGTGGCAGGCCGCGGCGCCCTACCCCGTGGTCTCCCAGGACCCTTCGCTCGGCCTGCCGCACCTGTTCTTCCAGATCCAGGACTACCGGAAACCGCTCGCCCTGATCGCGCCGGAGCCGTTCAACACCGACCGCTTCGTCCTGCCGTTCTGGATCGACGCTCGCGGCTGA
- a CDS encoding hybrid sensor histidine kinase/response regulator has translation MADGEAATEANAGRVFAGFNALPNGAAVWDETGALLFANRAFRQSFDFALPVGLPYARFLTAVAASREWRLPVPPELWIADQAVAFGDESEADYKSADGRVVRMSIAPVDGGGAVTMLSDVTAAERREATLLAAKEKAEAVDEAKSRFLRAANHDLRQPLAALKIMIFNCVRETDEARRRELLHGMDVSASVMEDLLGALLQIGQLDAGRIKPRIATFQLSTLFERLEIQFRHQAADKGLRLRIVGARAAVSSDRALLERILSNIVANALRFTDVGGVLVGCRRRGDGLRIDVVDTGRGVPPEDQERIFDEFYRAADDRRLEKTGLGLGLNIVKRLSDLLGHRIQLKSAPGAGSRFSVFVPLGNVWHSEVVETEVNEAVAGEFVGAPILLVEDDDALREAMGQLLDRWGVDRRSAAGAEEAAAIVAGGFRPRLIIADYSIRMSTGLDVIAHVRAVSEAEIPACIITADAEPGVVERVRAAGVPLMVKPVSPPRLRVMMHHLLFERDPV, from the coding sequence GTGGCTGACGGAGAGGCTGCGACGGAGGCGAACGCCGGTCGCGTGTTCGCCGGTTTCAACGCTTTGCCGAACGGGGCCGCGGTCTGGGACGAGACGGGCGCCCTGCTCTTCGCAAACCGCGCGTTCCGCCAGAGCTTCGACTTCGCGCTGCCTGTCGGCCTCCCCTACGCGCGCTTCCTGACGGCCGTCGCGGCCTCCCGGGAGTGGCGGCTGCCAGTTCCGCCGGAGCTCTGGATCGCGGACCAGGCCGTGGCCTTCGGAGACGAAAGCGAAGCCGACTACAAATCGGCGGACGGGCGCGTCGTCCGGATGTCGATCGCCCCCGTCGACGGCGGCGGCGCCGTCACCATGCTCTCGGACGTAACCGCCGCGGAGCGCCGGGAGGCGACGCTGCTGGCCGCAAAGGAGAAGGCCGAGGCCGTCGACGAGGCGAAGTCGCGCTTTCTGCGGGCCGCCAACCACGACCTCAGGCAGCCTCTCGCGGCGCTGAAGATCATGATCTTCAATTGCGTGCGCGAGACCGACGAGGCGCGCCGTCGCGAACTGCTGCACGGCATGGACGTGTCGGCGTCCGTGATGGAGGACCTGCTCGGCGCGCTGCTGCAGATCGGACAGTTGGACGCCGGCCGGATCAAGCCCCGGATCGCGACGTTCCAGCTGTCGACCCTGTTCGAGCGTCTGGAGATCCAGTTCCGGCATCAGGCGGCGGACAAGGGCTTGCGCCTGCGGATCGTCGGCGCCCGCGCCGCGGTGTCCAGTGACCGCGCCCTGCTCGAGCGGATCCTCAGCAACATCGTCGCCAACGCGCTCCGCTTCACCGACGTCGGCGGCGTGCTGGTCGGCTGCCGGCGGCGCGGCGACGGGCTGCGCATCGACGTCGTGGACACCGGGCGCGGCGTCCCGCCGGAGGACCAGGAGAGGATCTTCGACGAGTTCTACCGCGCGGCGGACGACCGGCGGCTCGAGAAGACCGGCCTCGGCCTCGGCCTCAACATCGTCAAGCGCCTGTCGGACCTGCTCGGCCATCGGATCCAGCTGAAGTCTGCGCCGGGCGCCGGGTCGCGCTTCTCGGTGTTCGTGCCGCTCGGCAACGTCTGGCACAGCGAGGTCGTGGAGACCGAGGTCAACGAGGCGGTCGCCGGAGAGTTCGTCGGCGCGCCCATCCTGCTCGTCGAAGACGATGACGCGCTGCGGGAGGCGATGGGCCAGCTGCTCGACCGCTGGGGCGTCGACCGGCGCTCCGCGGCGGGAGCGGAGGAGGCCGCGGCGATCGTCGCCGGCGGCTTCCGGCCACGGCTGATCATCGCCGACTACAGCATCCGCATGAGCACCGGCCTCGACGTGATCGCCCACGTCCGGGCCGTGTCGGAAGCGGAGATCCCCGCCTGCATCATCACCGCCGACGCGGAGCCCGGCGTCGTCGAGCGGGTCCGCGCCGCGGGCGTGCCCCTGATGGTGAAGCCCGTCAGCCCACCCCGGCTGAGGGTGATGATGCACCATCTGCTGTTCGAACGAGACCCCGTCTGA
- a CDS encoding response regulator transcription factor, with translation MLNSLESVDPKLRRCGRAGGADHAPRSDASREAPAGARLKVVIADDHWMVRQSLKQVMERLEQTIEIYEAESFAEAADTLARHPDVDLMLVDLVMPGFEAFAGLRRLRKEFPTVPLVVVSVHEDVEHVMRSVEHGVIGYIPKSAGAPEVERALERVLAGEVSFPRRIIERSAPGTSADAAPEPASDAQALTDREREVLELLGRGKSVRKIAEACGVAEQTVRVHLRNAMKKLNLPDRSAALHYAMSLFGGANPGRG, from the coding sequence ATGCTGAACTCCCTCGAAAGCGTCGACCCCAAGCTGAGGCGCTGCGGCCGCGCAGGCGGCGCCGACCACGCGCCGCGTTCCGACGCTTCGCGCGAGGCCCCTGCGGGCGCGCGGCTGAAGGTCGTGATCGCCGACGATCACTGGATGGTCCGGCAGTCGCTCAAACAGGTCATGGAGCGGCTGGAGCAGACGATCGAGATCTACGAAGCGGAGAGCTTCGCGGAGGCTGCGGACACGCTGGCGCGCCATCCCGACGTCGATCTCATGCTCGTCGACCTGGTGATGCCGGGGTTCGAGGCTTTCGCGGGGCTGCGCCGACTGCGCAAGGAGTTCCCGACCGTCCCGCTCGTGGTCGTCTCGGTGCACGAGGACGTCGAGCACGTCATGCGCTCGGTCGAACACGGCGTCATCGGCTACATCCCGAAGTCGGCGGGCGCGCCCGAAGTGGAGCGCGCGCTGGAGCGCGTCCTCGCCGGCGAGGTGTCGTTCCCGCGCCGCATCATCGAGCGGTCGGCCCCCGGAACGTCGGCCGACGCGGCGCCCGAGCCGGCGTCGGACGCGCAGGCTCTCACCGACCGCGAACGCGAGGTTCTCGAGCTGCTGGGACGGGGCAAGTCGGTGCGGAAGATCGCGGAAGCATGCGGCGTCGCGGAGCAGACCGTGCGCGTCCACCTGCGCAACGCGATGAAGAAGCTGAACCTGCCCGACAGATCCGCGGCCCTGCACTACGCCATGAGCCTGTTCGGCGGCGCCAACCCCGGCCGTGGCTGA